From Scleropages formosus chromosome 1, fSclFor1.1, whole genome shotgun sequence, a single genomic window includes:
- the sptlc2b gene encoding serine palmitoyltransferase 2b, whose amino-acid sequence MTESSASKPTNGDACHGAANGRRTRARNGYVKKQHLIQQQQHKYFPKEKIQNHVTCNGALYNRPFSESFEETPMLVAVLTYMGYGILTLFGYLRDFLREWKIEKCHVAQEREEQRDFVPLYQDFENFYTRNLYMRIRDSWNRPICSVPGAKMDLVERVSHDYNWTFEYTGKVIKDVINMGSYNYLGFAENMGYCADAAADVTMKYGIGVSSTRQEMGNLDKHEELEMLVAKFLGVEASMVFGMGFATNSMNIPALTGKGCLILSDELNHASLVLGARLSGSTIRVFKHNNMQSLEKLLRDAIVHGQPRTHRPWKKILIVVEGIYSMEGSVVRLPEVIALKKKYKAYLYLDEAHSIGALGPRGRGVLDYFGLDPEDVDVLMGTFTKSFGAAGGYIGGKKELIDYLRAQSHSAVYATSMSSPVAEQIITSMKCIMGEDGTTIGRERIQQLAENTTYFRRRLREMGFIIYGNNDSPVVPVMLYMPAKIGAFGREMLKRNIGVVVVGFPATPIIESRARFCVSAAHTKEMLDVALSAISEVGDLLQMKYSKYRALPSQDWPSDETSYEGTGNQGTRSPM is encoded by the exons ATCCAGAACCATGTCACCTGTAATGGGGCATTGTACAACAGGCCATTCAGTGAGTCTTTTGAGGAGACGCCCATGCTGGTCGCTGTCCTGACCTACATGGGCTATGGCATCCTCACCCTCTTCGGGTACCTCCGGGACTTTTTGAGGGAGTGGAAGATCGAGAAGTGTCACGTTGCCCAGGAGAGGGAGGAACAAAGG GACTTTGTACCTCTGTATCAGGATTTTGAAAACTTCTACACCAGAAACCTGTACATGCGTATTCGGGACAGCTGGAACAGACCCATCTGCAGTGTCCCAGGGGCCAAAATGGACCTGGTGGAGCGTGTATCCCATGACTACAACTGGACTTTTGA ATACACAGGCAAAGTGATCAAAGATGTCATTAACATGGGCTCTTATAACTACCTGGGCTTTGCTGAGAACATGGGATATTGTGCTGATGCTGCAGCTGATGTGACAATGAAGTACGGAATTGGAGTGAGCAGCACCAGGCAGGAGATGG GAAATTTGGACAAACATGAGGAGCTGGAGATGCTGGTGGCCAAGTTTCTGGGTGTTGAGGCCAGCATGGTCTTTGGCATGGGCTTTGCAACCAACTCCATGAATATTCCAGCACTTACTGGCAAA GGCTGCCTGATCCTGAGTGATGAGCTAAACCATGCCTCCCTGGTCCTTGGGGCCAGGCTGTCTGGGTCCACTATTCGTGTCTTTAAGCACAACA ACATGCAGAGCCTTGAGAAACTTTTGCGAGATGCCATTGTCCACGGCCAGCCCAGAACCCACAGACCTTGGAAGAAGATCCTGATAGTTGTAGAGGGGATTTACAG CATGGAGGGCTCTGTGGTTCGACTGCCGGAGGTCATTGCCTTGAAGAAGAAGTACAAGGCCTACCTATACCTGGATGAGGCACACAGCATTGGTGCGCTGGGCCCCAGAGGGAGAGGTGTGCTTGACTACTTCGGCCTTGACCCCGAGGATGTGGATGTCTTGATGGGCACGTTCACCAAGAGCTTTGGTGCAGCTGGAGGGTACATTGGAGGGAAGAAG GAGCTGATAGACTACCTCCGTGCACAGTCACACAGTGCAGTTTACGCCACATCAATGTCATCACCTGTGGCAGAGCAAATCATCACTTCTATGAAGTGCATCATGGGCGAAGACGGGACCACGATCG GTAGGGAGCGCATCCAGCAACTCGCAGAGAACACAACGTATTTCCGCAGAAGACTTCGAGAGATGGGCTTCATAATCTATGGGAATAACGATTCTCCAGTGGTACCAGTGATGCTATACATGCCAGCCAAGATTGG ggCATTTGGAAGGGAGATGTTGAAGAGGAACattggggtggtggtggtgggctTCCCTGCCACACCTATCATTGAGTCACGAGCCCGTTTCTGTGTGTCAGCAGCCCACACCAAAGAAATGCTGGATGTG GCATTGAGCGCAATCAGTGAAGTTGGTGACTTGCTGCAGATGAAGTACTCCAAATACCGGGCTCTGCCCTCCCAAGACTGGCCCTCTGATGAGACGTCATATGAAGGGACTGGAAACCAAGGAACTCGTTCCCCCATGTGA